ATTAATTATGTGGTCTTGAAAATAGCATTAAATCTGGTTTAATACTTCTTACTATTGGTATGGTTTTACTGAATAATAGAATTAAGACGAGTTAGTTTTGGGCAAACCCCTCAAACCACAATGAAATGGTTCATGATGTTAATGGCATTTTATAATCTCTGGAAATAGGGTGGCTGTGATTCAGTAATTCATGGGATCCTATTTCTATTGCGTGAGATTAGCTCTACAATTCTATCATGTAATTCTATCATCAATGCTAATTCCACTATGGCATAGGGACAAATGGTTTAACTTCAGATTACAGATTCAATTGctcatctcaaagttcaaagtaaatttgaactttgatatccTTGTTTGACTGCATAATGAAATTAGCACTGGACAAAATCAAGTTATGAAAGAAATCCTGGATCTTTCAAAATTTAAATTACAGATTCAATCACTAGATTTTCACCATTCTCTTATTGACCAAGGTTTTTAAATGCCTCTGTTCATTTTCCCATACCTTTGTATATATAATTAGGACACATGTAACATCATGATTAGACTCAAGGAATAAAACAACTTGCACCGGAGCAATGAACAAAATGCAGATTCAAATTACTGATGAAATCTGTTGCTATGGGTTTAAATGTAATGAGATGGTAACCTATAGAAAGATTTTCATTACTGCTGGAACAAAGATATTTTACAACCAAGAAGTATTGGCATGTAGCCACTACAGCTTCGGCAATAGGTAACTATAACACGATTCCACAatgtcaaacattaccatttaaaGTGGGTTATAGTCATAAATACTGACACAAATACTCGTTGAACAGAGTAAGTGATGTTCATTGATGAGATCTTAGTGTCTTATAAAAGTCTTCACTTGTGACAATGCAGCATTTACACAGTATTGCACTGCTGTCTGCTGTTTATCTGAAACGAGTTGAAAATTAGTCTGCAGAACAGCTTTTAATTTTGAGGCAGGCCACAGGATTCCTAATAATTGAATTGAAAGCACAATTCACAATATTTGAAATTAAAATCTTTTATTTGTTAACTTTTCCTCAAACAAAGTAATTGTACAAAAGTGGTTTAATTTCTTTTAAGTGTGAAGATACTTTGTGTGCCGTCCCTGAGCCAAGAGTTTCCCTGTTACTTTGTTTGTCACGTCCACAGTTGTAAATGCAAGAGATTTGCCTTCCTTCAGCACCTCAGCAGTAATGATAATATCCTCTCCCAGTTTTGCTGCATTCATATACCTAGAAGAAGTAATAAGTCACACATTTTCAGTCATCAAGCACATCATTGCAACTGGATATATGTCATTCTGAAAAGTGAAGACATTTATGACATTTCATCTACATTCTTTTTCTGGCTAAGTAAGGTACCTTGCCATTGTCATTGTCAGCAAAGTACCACCTGGTGTAATTGATTAAATGGAAGTAGACAATCTTCACATAGCACACATTTGCTATTCTAATTATGTTCACACTTGAGTACCAGCTATTGGCTTAGCTGGTCATGTTCATGCCTCACTTGAAAACATGCAGGTTCCTTTGGAACCTTAGACCTGAAATATAAGGACACAATTTGCTGACATGTTCAGTGCAGCACTGGGGAACTGTTCCACTTTAAAGATGATCATTATTGTGAGATCCCAAACTAAGACTCCCTTTCTCCTTTGAGTGACTACAACACAACCTGGAGCATTACTTGCAAAAATGCAAATGTGTCATTGGTGATTTCTGGTTCAAAATGTCATTGCTAAGACATCAACATGTATTTTCTCTAATTCAGCACACTGCTTGGTGCAACTGGCAATAGCATTTTCAACATCAGTAATGAAAATTGATAGCTCACAGGCAAAGGAGATCAAATGGTTTTCTTCTATGGTGCTGATAAATACTTTATAAATGAACAGTTTACAACACTTTATGATTTGAAAACAATTTTCCATGTGGATCCTATTAAACATTGCCAGTGATTTTTAGCTGTTCATCATCATTCAGTTGTTATTGAATGATCAGACACTTTATTAAATTTCCAAGGTACCAAAAACTCTGCATACGTTATATTCATGTCCACACTAACTCCTGGTAACGCCCGTTCAGTGCTAAGCAAGGCTGTAGTTGATACCACATCCACTAGTGTTGCTGTCACTCCACCATGTAGGTTGCCCGCCCGATTCACATGTTCCTCCTCCACTTTCATTTCGCAGACAATTTTTCCAGGGCTAGTTGTAACAACAGCCATCTAGAAAAAAGTGTAATTGTAACTTAATTAGACTGATTTTAAAATACATCGATGATTAGATAATTGGCTTTATTTGCCAAATGtgcactgaaacatacagtgaaatatgtcatttgtgtcTACAACCAACaagagtccaaggatgtgctgagggccacctgcaaatgttgccatgcttctggcgtCAACACAGAATGACTATAAGCTACTAACTCTAACtcgtatgtttttggaatgtgggaggaaacccatatggtcatttGGAGAATAtaaaaacttcttacagacaggcAGGATTGAATCCAGATTGTGGCATTGCAGAGTGCTGCACTACTGTGCCACTCCTTGCGTTACGCTAAATAGTGTGAGTGATATTCTTAGCATATAAACGTTCCTAGAAAAGGGTCTTTTAGAATAAAAAGCATAACAAGCATGTTAAGAAACATTATGGAGCCTTGCAAAGACGAGGTGAAAGTCTAAAGGGCTTTGCATAGATTTCTAGTAAAAATAGCGGCTGGTAAGGCATGTGTTTAAGAAGCTGGTCCATGTGTAATTAGGCCTTGAATAGTTTTGGCACTGGAGAGACAAGTGGATGCAACGCAAGAACATAATAATCCCACATTTCATTTAGAGGAAGTTCCAGTCTTGGTGACTCACCATGAGATTGAAGGATCACCTTCAGGACAAGCATTACCTGATTTGGCTGCTTGGGAGAGGTCCAGCCAGCAGCTAATCAGGCCTGGAGAGAAAAACTTTGAGTACTGCTTTCATTTCCTTCAGATTTCTACCTAAAAGAGAAAGTAATCTGTGGAAATTAATTAAATGGCCAGGAAGATAGCAAAACTTTAAGCATATGTGTCACAGACCCAAATCCTCTGAAATCTTTATTCAACTATTGATTCCACTAACTGATCCTTCCTCGCTGATAACCAACACTGGCACATCTCAAGGAAGCATGCTTAGCGCACTGCCCTATTCTCTCTacgcctgtgactgtgtggcttgaCACAGCTCAAaaggcatctataaatttgctgatgacacaactgttgttagcagaatttcagatcgTGATGAGGAGGCGTAAAGCAGCTgactggtgtcacaacaacaaccttgcactcaacgtcagtaagaccaaggaattgaccgtggacttcaggaaagggaagtcgagggcatgcacaccagtcctcatcgaaggaTCAGCAGTCGAAAGGGAATGGGGACATGTGCTGAATTCATTGATTTTCTCCAAGGTACATATTAAGATTTAGTGGGAACTTTAAGCATGTTTTAATACTGTGATAATGGAGAAAATCATGCACTTTTGTATCCAAACTAAATTATGAAACTTTCAGTTCAAGACATTAACGAGTGACAAGTCTGATATCTTAGACCTTATAGCTACCATATTAGCTTGTAAATGTCTTAAATGAAGAGAAGATAGAAATAGCTGAATCCTGTGGACAGAGTTCGGAAGGCCACAAGTATCGATCAAATAGAAGAAACGTAGTCTATTCTAAATACCACCAACATACAGTTGTGTCTATTTAGACAGGAAATGAAACCAATTTCAAAGCATACCATGCTCCCTGCTCGTAGCTCCCAATCTATCTCTATTCTGTGTGGATATATCCGCTAGGGAAAATTAAGCAAACCAAGAAATGTAAAGATCTGGAGACTTCTGGGAAATACAGAGAAGCTAATTTAAAATACTGACATGCTTGAATGGTACTCCGTGAGAATTCAATGATTCTCGGCAACACACTTGAGCAGCTGGCAGGAACTCCATGTCTTTGAAAAAACAGTAAGAATGAAATTACTGACAATGTGCCTAGGATAATCTACTAACTCTGAGGCAGAAATAAATCTTTTCACCTAAGATACAACGTATTTCATGGTGAATTGTTTGTATAAACTTACATAAATCTTCAAGTTAGTGGTGGAGTAAGTGACCAACATCCTGAAGCCCTCAAATGGGATTATATTGCATTGCAACCAAATTTCTTGACCTCTCAAGCAGAATCCAATAAAAACTAGAGCTGAAACTATCTTTCTGGTCTCCTTGGAATGAGGCAAGTTCTGCCTGGTCTTGGCTAGCATATATTTGAAGACGAAAAACCTGACAAAACATTTTTTTACTTGTCAATAAAAATCCACCTTGTCAATAATTGAAATTGATGTTAATAGGTTACATCCATTTCAGTGTTGATAACTATCCATTTAATACTATTATGTATTTAGTCTGTGTGTTTTAGGGATTCAGGAGATATAGAATTATGGGAGATTTTACTGAGAGGATATCAAAAGGAATTTCTGCTTGTCAAGATGACAAAGACATTCCACATCAACCTGTTTCTCCAGTGACAAAGCCACAACAACAAAGGTGTGTCCAAGTAACACATTCTTCTTAACTATAACAATGTCAGGTTAAATCAATGAATTGAATCAAAAATGCAAATTGTATTTCTGCCCTGTTGATTTCATCCAGATGTTATATGTATGCAAATGAGGAAGAAATAAAGATTACACTTGCTTTTTGTGTATACTTGGTTGCAACACCATAGAGAATTATCCACAGAAGGAGGTAATTAAACTCACACTGTCCCAGCCAGCCAAAGATTTATTGTTTACATTAATGCACGTTG
Above is a window of Hypanus sabinus isolate sHypSab1 chromosome 20, sHypSab1.hap1, whole genome shotgun sequence DNA encoding:
- the acot13 gene encoding acyl-coenzyme A thioesterase 13 isoform X2; translated protein: MMAVVTTSPGKIVCEMKVEEEHVNRAGNLHGGVTATLVDVVSTTALLSTERALPGVSVDMNITYMNAAKLGEDIIITAEVLKEGKSLAFTTVDVTNKVTGKLLAQGRHTKYLHT
- the acot13 gene encoding acyl-coenzyme A thioesterase 13 isoform X1 gives rise to the protein MAGSSLNNFRQLMRGLTGGKGFDRILSKMAVVTTSPGKIVCEMKVEEEHVNRAGNLHGGVTATLVDVVSTTALLSTERALPGVSVDMNITYMNAAKLGEDIIITAEVLKEGKSLAFTTVDVTNKVTGKLLAQGRHTKYLHT
- the acot13 gene encoding acyl-coenzyme A thioesterase 13 isoform X3, which produces MAVVTTSPGKIVCEMKVEEEHVNRAGNLHGGVTATLVDVVSTTALLSTERALPGVSVDMNITYMNAAKLGEDIIITAEVLKEGKSLAFTTVDVTNKVTGKLLAQGRHTKYLHT